A window of the Candidatus Tanganyikabacteria bacterium genome harbors these coding sequences:
- a CDS encoding glycoside hydrolase family 1 protein — translation MSPRSLIVLLAALLAAACGQAPSGSGGGGWSLPPWPGQAPPDRPEVVTAFPRGFMWGVATAGHQTEGYDQTSQWAKWAAAGRTAQLPGRATDSWHRYREDYDLAKGMGLNSFRFSIEWAKVEPQRDRIDQAVVDHYVRVVDAARERGLEPIVTLHHFTYPAWLDTYKQPTGGYPGWEDVYTAQEFADYSRLMARVLRGKVKYYVTLNEPNIQAMLGYLAGITVPGKRSRAAFGSVLENFSRGHALAYDAIHEEDPQALVSTNLFRMLNATNPSAEFPVDPAEGFMDGLFGWRDGASAPLIKVGPDAEPPKGLRKLDYVSFDYYFAYRWMEALRIATQWDWPVVPEGIYTSLRYYHDRYHLPILIAENGMATEDGKPRPDGWSRESFLVNHVFQVRKAVLEGVKVLGYVHWSLLDNYEWGSFKPRFGLYRVDYAKPDLPRIPTPAVGVFKRIAEANDLPADLEKRYVGKKN, via the coding sequence ATGAGCCCACGTTCCCTGATCGTCCTCCTAGCCGCTCTCCTGGCCGCCGCCTGCGGGCAGGCGCCGTCGGGCTCCGGGGGCGGCGGGTGGAGCTTGCCGCCATGGCCCGGCCAGGCGCCGCCCGACCGGCCCGAGGTGGTCACGGCTTTCCCCAGGGGCTTCATGTGGGGCGTTGCGACGGCCGGCCACCAGACCGAAGGGTACGACCAGACGTCGCAGTGGGCCAAGTGGGCCGCGGCGGGGCGCACCGCGCAGTTGCCGGGCCGGGCCACCGACTCGTGGCACCGGTACCGCGAGGACTACGACCTGGCGAAGGGGATGGGCCTCAACTCGTTCCGGTTCTCTATCGAATGGGCCAAGGTCGAACCGCAGCGCGACCGGATCGATCAGGCCGTGGTCGACCACTACGTGCGCGTGGTGGATGCCGCCCGGGAACGCGGCCTGGAGCCCATCGTGACGCTGCACCACTTCACGTACCCGGCGTGGCTCGACACCTACAAGCAGCCGACCGGCGGCTATCCCGGGTGGGAAGACGTCTATACCGCCCAGGAGTTCGCGGATTACTCCCGGCTCATGGCCCGGGTGCTGCGGGGCAAGGTCAAGTACTACGTGACGCTCAACGAGCCCAACATCCAGGCCATGCTGGGCTACCTGGCCGGCATCACGGTCCCGGGAAAGCGGAGCCGGGCGGCGTTCGGCAGCGTGCTCGAGAACTTCTCGCGGGGCCACGCCCTGGCCTACGACGCGATTCACGAGGAGGATCCGCAGGCCCTGGTCTCCACCAATCTCTTCCGGATGCTCAACGCCACGAATCCGTCCGCCGAATTCCCGGTGGACCCGGCCGAGGGCTTCATGGACGGGCTGTTCGGCTGGCGGGACGGCGCCAGTGCCCCGCTCATCAAGGTCGGTCCGGACGCGGAGCCGCCCAAGGGCCTGCGCAAGCTCGACTACGTGTCTTTCGACTACTACTTCGCCTACCGCTGGATGGAGGCGTTGCGGATCGCGACGCAATGGGACTGGCCGGTCGTTCCGGAAGGCATCTACACATCGCTCAGGTACTATCACGACCGCTACCACCTGCCGATCCTGATAGCCGAGAACGGCATGGCGACCGAGGATGGCAAGCCTCGGCCCGACGGCTGGTCCCGGGAATCCTTCCTGGTCAACCACGTCTTCCAGGTCCGCAAGGCGGTCCTGGAGGGCGTCAAGGTCCTCGGCTACGTGCACTGGTCGCTGCTGGACAACTACGAGTGGGGCTCGTTCAAGCCGCGGTTCGGCCTGTACCGGGTCGACTACGCCAAGCCGGACCTTCCCCGCATCCCGACCCCGGCGGTCGGCGTGTTCAAGCGCATCGCCGAGGCCAACGATCTGCCGGCCGATCTCGAAAAGCGCTACGTCGGAAAGAAAAACTGA